From Solanum lycopersicum chromosome 4, SLM_r2.1:
TGCAagtttttgtgtgtgtattagACTCAGTTTAAACCTATTGACTTTAGATCCTAAATTCTGATCACAAGTACAGAAAAAGAAGTTgtcagtaaaaaaaaaaaaagtgtacaCATGTCAAACTACTTCAAGTGGAGCTATAGTTAAATTTCTATTATCTGCTTGACAGAATCTCCCTGGAGAatgcaaataaatataaagttaaGTAATCATGTAAGTGGTCAGATCCCCTTTTCGGGGTCGTTTCGGTTTAGTTAAAACAAACCTGATATTCACGTAGCCAAGGTTCAGAAATTTGTAATCCAATCGCCATTTTCTCAATCTGCAGGTTGTGCATACACGTAGCTAGGGGCTGCAATGAAAACAAAGGATTagttttgtcttatttttccaACAGAAAGGGAAGGTGATGTGACAAAAAGTGCGCTCCAATTATTGACACAACAGCCCGCCCACCTACCCATCCACACCAGTTTATGGGAGAAAGCAGAGTCTTTTAACAAAAATCTAGCCAAAATATAAGCAGTGACGTGATCCTGTTGCAGGATCTCCTCTCAAATGCTTGCATCTCTCAAATGGAAAATGAGAATGACCTTCTGAAAATCTATTTTAGTTCTTCGACTTATTTACTCAGCTTTGGACATTAAAGAGCAGAAAAAAGGATATTGATTTGCTACCACATGCTCACTACAGGATGCCTAAATCCAATAACATAAGgttttactattaaaaaatgtttatcTAAACTTCATCCTTAGAAAATTTTTCTAGACATATAAAGAATGCAGAAGTTGGGCTATTGCATAAGTGAATAAGAAAGGGCTGTGTGTGTGAACAATGAATGAGCAGCCTGGCAGGCTAAGAAACATTAAATAAGATTGGCAAGCTAAGAACAATACCTGAGCATACTGGTGATAAACAGCAAAAGGAGCTGAAAATGATAAAAGAGGAAGCACTTCTTTAATAATGCCCCATGGGTCCAGTTCCGGAGCAGCAATTATTAGGCTGAAATATTATATTGGAAATGAGATAGAAGGAGAAACATTATGTgtcaaagaaaagaataaaaccCAGATTAAATTCAAACCTGGAAAAACCGTTTTCTTTCCACGACTTGATGGCCTCGAGGGTTGCTTTCTGACCTGCTTTTATAGATTTAACAGGCTTGATTATTGGAGAAGAAACTCTCTCAGGTGTTACATCCATGCCACCATCTTCAGCTGGCACACTAACTTCGTCTAGACCACCAGAATGAGTGACAGGTAAGGTTTCTTCCTGCAGGAACATGTTTTAGAGAGAAGTTTAAAAGTCATCCACGCACGCATTTACAGAAGAAACAATTTACACCAAAAAAGGATCAACTTTTGACATTACAACATGGTTTTACCTGACCCTCAGACACTGAAGCTCCAGTTTGAAATGAATTCAGGTCGGTCAGTGATGCATGCACGATTCTAGATACATACACAAACAGCAAAGTTTATAGTTAGTACGAATGCAGTAAAACATATTTAGAGTTTAGACAAAAGCTATCCACtgaaatatacaatttttttctctgTGCACTAATTGGgtaatttttctatttcattGCAAAAGGAAGTGTACCTTTTACAGATTTCATCGCTTAAATTAAACATCCTTGTGATATCGACAGGATATGGTGATGATCCACGATAAGTATTGCACACATAACCAGTACCTGCTAATATCATTgtcatgaaaatattaaaaagtcaTTAACTTAAATAGCAATTAACACTCTTTAACAATACTATAAGTCTATAACATGTTCGACATGGTTTCACAACTATAAGCATCAGCGCCGTTCACATCATGATGACAAACATACGATCAGTATCAGTAGCAATAATCCACAGACATGATACAATTTCCCATTAGTATAGGCTGCATGATCAAATTTTATGTGTATAAAGCAATGGTCACAATTCACAAATATCCCTTGATTTCCTTAATGTAACTACAGTTAAGAACAAATACATACCTCCAAGTCGTTCTGCAATAGCACCAGTAAGAATACCACTGAGCATGTCCACTACAAGTACATCTGCATTAGCAGTAACATTCCCCAAGGAGAGCAGTAGAGATAGTGCATCCACTCGCATGAATCTGATGGAATCAAGAGGATATAAAATCAACCCCCATGTAAACCCAGAATCATGCAAAGCAAAATGAATAAGATATGAAACTTTGGGTTATTAGACTACAGTGAGCATCTGAAccacaaagaaaaataacatcaaGGAGGATATATCAGATTTCAAGATTTTCTgatgctaaaataagttatcAATGTCTATCCTTCTTTCCCTCCCATCAAAAAGACAAATCATAACCAGAAACAACAGATGAAGATATTTGATCAAACACAAGAAAAGACCATATTATTACCCGATTTTTTCAGGATGTTTCTTGAAGTAGGCCTCACAAATGCTGAAAAATGCAAGAGGTATgttagaaattaaagaaaagattgaggaagataacgaCTATGGGATTTGCAACTAGAAACCAAATGTAGTATTACGACTATCTACATCTGACATCACCACTAATAGCTTGGGGATTTCAAGTTCAGAAATTAAATGCAGAACAATCAATTATATGATTTGAAGAACAATAGTGCTTAgaagaaattaatgaaaaactaccattatatgttttacttatcacctgaattaaaaaaagaaaatcataaaaagtGAAACACAATCCACAAGCCCTAAAATGCTTTACTAATCAAAAAGCAATACGAGGACATACTCATCCACAGAAAAACTGAGTGTTCCACATGAATGAAGTGGTATAATCTAGTTACAACAAATAGACAGTTACTGGATCATTGCTCAAATAAGAAATACTGCCTTCTTCCACCTGGGGCGAACGTGCAACATTTTGCAGCATATGAAAGTAacttgtttaattttgattacattACCAATCTTAGAGTTTTATTTACTAAGCTATATCAAAGAAATGCAGTGAAAACATTATCCAATCTCGTTCTACCTTCCCCTTCTCCAAAGATTAAGTTATAAATGAAGGAAAAATCAGGAAGTAGTACGTCTATCTCCAGAATAACTAAAGGAGATTTAAAGACAGGAGTGTACCTTCGTGCAAAGGGGCGCCTCAAAAGTACTCGAGGTGCATATTTCTTCTGTTTCTTAACCCTATACTTATCCTGCAAACAATGAGAGGTCAGCATATTTTCTCAAAGAAAAACTAATCAACACCAAAAATGCCAAGCTCACTTGTGAAAATAATGTCTTCTTCTCAAAAGTTGCACTGTTTGCAATGAGTGCTTCAACTATTTCATCCCCTTTTGCTCCCTGCCTGCAACATAGTCAGATTAATACTTCTCTTCAAAACTGCTAAATGAAAACCTAAGAATCTTGCAGCCTTTTCTTTTGCTTGAGAGAACTCTTTTGTAAACAAAATTTGTTCAAACATATCAGAAGAAATATAATATAGATCTATAGAAATTCTGGATTCAGAAGCCTCCAATTTTTCTGTTAATATATCAATGAAATTTGCCAAAACAGAGTGAAACAGCGGCAGATGATGCATACCACCATCCCAGACTAGTTTGCAGTTCTCAAACCTAGAGGTCGTCTAATTAACTGAAAGTACACATTATCAATATCCACTAAAATAGTATCTTGAAACTGCCTTCGAAAGACTCTTATGCAAGGTTTTCCCACAATTCTTGAAACTGCccactaaaataaataaacaataccACATAAAACCATGAACCTCAGACAAACTCACTTTCGCATCTCGTCAATATCTTCACTAGTGAGACTCTGAGCAGTATTATTATCAACAAGCGCACGGTTGTCTTTAGATCCATCCACGTCTTTTTCTTCAAGGCCGTTACCTGATAATGAAAATGCACAAAAGTTACTATAAATTCCACAATTTGTTAAAAAGAGACTAGAACAATAAGAGAAAGTAACACGAGATGTATAAGGGTAGATTGTCTACATCACACTCTGCAGGTGCGGCCCTTCCCCAAACCCAGTGTGACACTCGGGATGCTTTGTGCACCGGGATACCCTTTGAACATGAGATGCATAAGCATATTTAGTTTGGTCTATCTTTGCATACTAGCTTGGTCAAAGAATTATATACTACCTCTACATCCTAGTCTTCTGTCCCGCTTCAACTGGTTCTTAAGCAAGAAATACACTGTAGTGGATAAACCAAGCTAAAAAGAAGACTAGTTCTGGTTTTACTAAAAATGTTTGAATGCGTCATGGAAAACGAGAGCTCATTCTTTGGCTCTATCCAAAAACAAGGTATTTGCAATGTGGCAGGAAGGTCCACAAATGCAACCCCTAAAAGCCATTTGCACAGGCAAAAATATCATCAACTGAAGTCTAAGTACCCCATGTAATCTTCCTTGTTATAAAGTTAAAGAGTTATGTTAATCATGCTTGCTCCCTCCAAGTCTAAAAGAGTCTATGATGATTATCCATACAAAGCAATGCATTTTTCTGAGAAAACCTTGCATTAGAATCTTTCAGATAGATATTATAAGTATATACCATTAAACATAATAGGCTGATTAGCCCTATTATCTGTAATGCTATATAATTACATTACACATAAAATTGTCAGACTGTCACGTGAACTCAAGGGCTCTGAGATGTGAAAAAGAACACTTTCAGAAATGAGGGTAAGGATGTGTATGATACATCGTGATCGGCACATAGGAAGAGCTTAGTGTATCTGGCTGCCTTTTTTAGTAATTGACTACTTCAAAAACTAAGTACTCCCAGTAAATGACTACCGCCCCAAGTTGAATAAACTTAGTAATAATAACTAATTGAAGAACAGAGAAAACAGTACTCATAGAAGATGAAAAGGCTAAATCAGAAGAATACCTTCTGCATTCTCAACAAAACGAGTCAAAAAGGTTCCTTCTTTTCCCGGCTCCACTTGAAACAGAGACCCGAATGGACAACCTATAAGAGGCTGAAGAGAACACTTCTTATTCCC
This genomic window contains:
- the LOC101261023 gene encoding uncharacterized protein isoform X2, whose protein sequence is MSIEEAVDEDSKQNHNSRLTYEGCNVLLDINDGDRLVFSRLTAASTLKIGNKKCSLQPLIGCPFGSLFQVEPGKEGTFLTRFVENAEGNGLEEKDVDGSKDNRALVDNNTAQSLTSEDIDEMRKQGAKGDEIVEALIANSATFEKKTLFSQDKYRVKKQKKYAPRVLLRRPFARSICEAYFKKHPEKIGFMRVDALSLLLSLGNVTANADVLVVDMLSGILTGAIAERLGGTGYVCNTYRGSSPYPVDITRMFNLSDEICKRIVHASLTDLNSFQTGASVSEGQEETLPVTHSGGLDEVSVPAEDGGMDVTPERVSSPIIKPVKSIKAGQKATLEAIKSWKENGFSSLIIAAPELDPWGIIKEVLPLLSFSAPFAVYHQYAQPLATCMHNLQIEKMAIGLQISEPWLREYQVLPSRTHPHMQMSAFGGYILSGTKISSSDSLTSSN
- the LOC101261023 gene encoding uncharacterized protein isoform X1, with product MSIEEAVDEDSKQNHNSRLTYEGCNVLLDINDGDRLVFSRLTAASTLKIGNKKCSLQPLIGCPFGSLFQVEPGKEGTFLTRFVENAEGNGLEEKDVDGSKDNRALVDNNTAQSLTSEDIDEMRKQGAKGDEIVEALIANSATFEKKTLFSQDKYRVKKQKKYAPRVLLRRPFARSICEAYFKKHPEKIGFMRVDALSLLLSLGNVTANADVLVVDMLSGILTGAIAERLGAGTGYVCNTYRGSSPYPVDITRMFNLSDEICKRIVHASLTDLNSFQTGASVSEGQEETLPVTHSGGLDEVSVPAEDGGMDVTPERVSSPIIKPVKSIKAGQKATLEAIKSWKENGFSSLIIAAPELDPWGIIKEVLPLLSFSAPFAVYHQYAQPLATCMHNLQIEKMAIGLQISEPWLREYQVLPSRTHPHMQMSAFGGYILSGTKISSSDSLTSSN